A section of the Pseudorasbora parva isolate DD20220531a chromosome 2, ASM2467924v1, whole genome shotgun sequence genome encodes:
- the cdk5r1a gene encoding cyclin-dependent kinase 5 activator 1a: protein MGTVLSVSPSYRKAGLFDEIPPHYTAVQNSKNAKDKSLKRQSLINVLPWKRIVAASAKRKGSKKLASGDSQDEESVGTLNSQNLKKSQSCANLSGFTQEPAVSAIPTSKTTANVVSTAKRTSITGSVGQATNAGTPKRVIVQASTSELLRSLGEFLCRRCYRLKRLSPADPVLWLRSVDRSLLLQGWQDQGFITPANVVFLYMLCREVISGEVSSERELQAELLTCLYLSYSYMGNEISYPLKPFLVETDKDAFWNRSLAIINRMSSKMLQLNSDPHYFTQVFADLKNESQKEEESRLLIGLDR from the coding sequence ATGGGAACTGTTctctcagtctccccaagctaCCGAAAGGCAGGCCTGTTTGATGAAATACCACCCCATTATACAGCTGTGCAGAACAGTAAAAATGCCAAGGACAAGAGCCTGAAACGGCAGTCACTTATCAATGTCCTGCCGTGGAAGCGCATTGTGGCAGCTTCGGCCAAGAGGAAAGGCTCTAAGAAGCTGGCGTCTGGCGACAGTCAAGATGAAGAGAGTGTGGGCACCCTCAACAGCCAAAACCTGAAGAAGTCCCAGTCCTGTGCCAATCTCTCTGGCTTCACACAGGAGCCGGCCGTGAGCGCCATACCCACATCGAAAACTACGGCCAATGTGGTATCCACTGCGAAGAGGACCTCGATCACTGGATCGGTGGGTCAAGCAACCAATGCTGGCACACCCAAAAGAGTGATCGTGCAAGCTTCCACCAGTGAGCTTCTGAGAAGTCTGGGCGAGTTTCTGTGTCGACGCTGCTACCGACTGAAGCGCCTCTCTCCCGCCGACCCTGTTCTGTGGCTGCGCAGCGTTGACCGGTCGCTTCTGCTGCAGGGTTGGCAGGACCAGGGCTTCATCACCCCAGCTAACGTGGTCTTCCTCTATATGCTCTGCCGAGAGGTCATTTCGGGCGAGGTGTCCAGCGAGCGAGAGCTGCAGGCCGAGCTGCTCACTTGCCTCTACCTGTCCTACTCCTACATGGGAAATGAGATTTCCTACCCACTCAAGCCCTTCTTAGTGGAGACGGATAAGGATGCCTTTTGGAATCGCAGTCTGGCGATCATCAACCGCATGAGTAGCAAAATGCTCCAGCTTAACTCTGACCCACACTACTTCACGCAGGTTTTTGCTGACCTGAAAAACGAAAGTCAAAAGGAGGAGGAGAGCAGGCTACTTATCGGCCTGGATCGATAA